The window CTGCTCGCCGAGGCGGCCGCCAGCGTACGCGGCTACCTGTTGACCGAGCGCGAGGATTTCCTGCCGGGCTACCTCAAAGCCAGGCCGCAGATCGACGCAGCCCTGCAACGGCTGAACCGCAACGTGCGCGACGAGCGCGTGCGCCGGCAGTTGGCGGCCATCGCGCCACTGATCAACAGCAAGGTCGCCGGTCTCGAGGAAATGCTCGCCGAGCACCACGCCAACCCTGAGGCGATCACCTCGATCCTGATCAGCAACAAGCACATCCTCGATGAGTTGCGCGAACACATCGGCACCATCCTGACCCTCGAGGACACCTTGCTGGCCGAGCGCACCGCCGCCGCCGCCGCGACTCGCCAGAGACTGTTGTTCTCGACGCTGCTGGCGGCCTTCTGTGGCCTGTTCGGTGCCATCGTCGCCGTACTGTTCCTGTCCAGGGGCATCGTGGCCCGGGTCCAGCAGGTCAAGGGCAACGCCCAACGCCTGGCGCTAGGACAACCGCTGCAGCCGCAACCACCGGAAAACGACGAAATCGGCCAGCTCGGCACCCGCCTGGTCGAAGCCGGGCTGCTGCTGGCCGAGCGCGAACGGGCACTGCGCGACAACGAGGAGCGGTTGAGACTGATCATCGACGGCGTCAAGGACTATGGCATCTTCGCCCTCGACACCGAGGGTTTCGTCACTAGCTGGAATGCTGGAGCCGAGCGGATCAAGGGCTACACGGAACAGGAAATCATCGGCCAGCATTTCTCGCTGTTCTACCTGCCGCAGGAATGCCCCGAGCATCCGCAGCGGGCGCTGAGGGAGGCGACCCGCGACGGTCACTACATGGAAGAGGCCTGGCGTATTCGCAAGAACGGCAGCCGTTTCTGGGCCAGCGTGGTCATCACCGCCCAGTACGACAGCCGTGGGGCATTGCGCGGGTTCTCCAAGATTACCCGCGACATCACTGACCGGCGCACCGCGGAGATTGCGCTGCGCACCGCCCGCGAGGAAGCCGAGCGCGCCAGCCGGGCCAAGAGCGAGTTTCTCTCACGCATGAGCCACGAGCTGCGTACCCCGCTCAACTCGATCCTGGGGTTTGCGCAACTGCTGGAGATGGACGCGCAACCCGGACAGCAAGCCAACGTCGGGCACATCCTTCGGGGCGGCAAGCACCTGCTGGGGCTGATCAACGAGGTGCTGGACATCGCCCGCATCGAAGCCGGGCATCTGCAGTTGAACCTCGAACCGGTGCCGTTGGTGCCCGCCCTGCAGGAAGCCCTCGCGCTGGTCTCGCCGATGGCCGCCAGCGCGGGCATTCGCCTACTGCCCCTGCCTTCGCTACCGGCAGACAGCGGTATCGTCGCCGACCGGCAGCGCCTGACCCAGGTCCTGCTCAATCTGCTGTCCAACGCCATCAAGTACAACCTGCCCCGGGGCCAGGTCAGCATCGAGGTCACGGTCGACCGGCAGCGTGTCGCCGTGTCGGTCAGCGACACCGGCAAAGGGATTGCCGCGGAACGCCTGGGGCAGCTGTTCAAGCCGTTCGAGCGCCTGGACATCGATCCGAACATCGAAGGCAGCGGCCTGGGCCTGGCGCTGAGCAGGAACCTGCTGGAAATGATGCAAGGCAGCCTGGTGGTGCACAGCCAACCCGGCCGGGGCTCGCGCTTCACGCTCGAGTTGCCCTTCGTGCGGCTTGAGGAAGGCACAGGGCCTGGCGTCGAACCGATCGATCCACTTCCCGAACTCCCTGCGCCCACCCTCCCCAGCTGGCGCGGCCAGGTGCTGTACATCGAGGATCACCTGGCCAGCCTGGCACTGATCGAAACGCTGTTGCAGCGGCGCCCCGGCATCAGGCTGCTGTCGAGCATGCAGGGTCAACTGGGGCTCGACCTGGCTGCGCAGCATGCGCCGCAACTGGTCCTGCTCGACGTCACCCTGCCGGACATGGACGGGCTGGCCATCCTGCGGCTGCTGCGCCAGTCCCCCATCACCAGCGCCACCCCGGTG of the Pseudomonas vanderleydeniana genome contains:
- a CDS encoding ATP-binding protein — protein: MRLFSARRWIDLPLRGKALVAISLPLVILLMSLVLIYITERQTAHAEEDVRRVLRVQGDIQTVHTLLAEAAASVRGYLLTEREDFLPGYLKARPQIDAALQRLNRNVRDERVRRQLAAIAPLINSKVAGLEEMLAEHHANPEAITSILISNKHILDELREHIGTILTLEDTLLAERTAAAAATRQRLLFSTLLAAFCGLFGAIVAVLFLSRGIVARVQQVKGNAQRLALGQPLQPQPPENDEIGQLGTRLVEAGLLLAERERALRDNEERLRLIIDGVKDYGIFALDTEGFVTSWNAGAERIKGYTEQEIIGQHFSLFYLPQECPEHPQRALREATRDGHYMEEAWRIRKNGSRFWASVVITAQYDSRGALRGFSKITRDITDRRTAEIALRTAREEAERASRAKSEFLSRMSHELRTPLNSILGFAQLLEMDAQPGQQANVGHILRGGKHLLGLINEVLDIARIEAGHLQLNLEPVPLVPALQEALALVSPMAASAGIRLLPLPSLPADSGIVADRQRLTQVLLNLLSNAIKYNLPRGQVSIEVTVDRQRVAVSVSDTGKGIAAERLGQLFKPFERLDIDPNIEGSGLGLALSRNLLEMMQGSLVVHSQPGRGSRFTLELPFVRLEEGTGPGVEPIDPLPELPAPTLPSWRGQVLYIEDHLASLALIETLLQRRPGIRLLSSMQGQLGLDLAAQHAPQLVLLDVTLPDMDGLAILRLLRQSPITSATPVLMMTADASEATRQALCEAGATAVLGKPIHIPSFLAYLDQYLAEPV